One window from the genome of Kryptolebias marmoratus isolate JLee-2015 linkage group LG1, ASM164957v2, whole genome shotgun sequence encodes:
- the LOC108233762 gene encoding protein FAM214B, which yields MRHIHVELANKKAPLDLPAQEGDLPPSGPPSNGINSAVKAGAPRRFDQEELRLQKVYQLSIFSQMGGFSTSTGSHTDAQQKPGRLGVKRGLEEPQLTHKRSHLEDKSDSDVLEGGVLCGSVPAQGVGMGSVTGPGRSGSPYTCMQVEHRDSEGGLSPRSPPLSPSHNPSRRPAHNNHDRPILDAFAPLSPKSSPMCDPHGHICDQGHSNGSSVRTDTPNGGRTPTHSVGSPAQDSCSNGSSGGQLSPHLYEMSTYETPNPASPTSPPGPFSPPHHTEMQEPGEATEWDIGLESSPPERSATQAASSSNGLASWEKTPISNSHRLYSGGHWPAKKRLLSPGDASESCSEDEGPSTSKRSRLSLLTSGLGLASCRSTDSKAAPYWNHLLPTARDRSKTALDCTRSGRRLKNGLRLKSRQLRSGRQTDTGRSTRSSSISRSLLGNFEESILKGRFSPSGQIEGFTAEIGASGSYCPQHVTLPVQVTYYDISEHSAPSPFLGVVSLEPIGKKGYSIPKAGTIQVTLFNPNKTVVKMFLVTYNFGDMPVNHMTFLRHRIFLVPVEEGAEGKGEASPGTVALDRKKILCYLIHLRFQSSKSGKIYLHNDIRLLFSRKSIEVDTGIPYELKSFTEVPRNPKYSPRM from the exons ATGCGGCATATTCACGTGGAGTTGGCCAACAAAAAGGCTCCACTGGATCTTCCAGCTCAGGAGGGGGACCTGCCACCTTCTGGACCTCCATCGAATGGAATAAACTCTGCAGTCAAAGCGGGTGCACCTAGACGCTTTGACCAGGAGGAGTTGCGTCTTCAAAAGGTCTACCAGCTCTCCATTTTCTCTCAGATGGGGGGCTTTTCCACCTCCACAGGATCCCACACTGATGCCCAACAGAAGCCAGGCCGGTTAGGTGTGAAAAGGGGACTAGAAGAGCCTCAGTTGACTCACAAGCGCTCCCACCTAGAGGACAAATCAGATAGTGACGTGCTGGAGGGAGGGGTGCTATGTGGGTCAGTCCCAGCTCAAGGTGTTGGGATGGGATCAGTGACTGGGCCTGGGCGCTCTGGTTCTCCATACACTTGCATGCAGGTGGAGCACAGAGACTCTGAGGGTGGTCTGTCACCTAGGTCTCCACCCCTCTCCCCAAGCCACAACCCCTCCCGGCGCCCAGCTCACAACAATCATGACAGGCCCATCCTTGACGCATTTGCTCCACTCTCCCCTAAATCATCCCCAATGTGCGACCCTCATGGGCACATCTGTGACCAGGGCCACTCCAATGGAAGCTCAGTAAGGACAGATACACCTAATGGTGGCCGCACACCTACCCACTCAGTAGGTAGCCCTGCACAGGACAGTTGTAGTAATGGCTCCTCTGGAGGCCAGCTCAGCCCCCACTTATATGAAATGTCTACATATGAAACTCCAAATCCTGCCAGCCCCACCAGTCCACCTGGCCCTTTCTCACCTCCACATCACACTGAAATGCAGGAACCAGGGGAAGCTACAGAATGGGACATTGGACTTGAATCCTCTCCACCTGAGCGAAGTGCTACACAAGCTGCCAGCTCGTCTAATGGGCTGGCTTCCTGGGAGAAAACCCCCATCAGTAATAGCCATCGTCTGTACTCCGGAGGCCACTGGCCAGCTAAAAAGAGGTTGCTGTCTCCGGGTGATGCATCAGAATCATGCTCAGAAGATGAGGGACCTTCCACTTCTAAGAGAAGCAGGTTGTCTTTGCTAACTTCTGGCCTCGGCCTGGCCTCTTGTCGTAGCACTGATTCTAAAGCCGCACCATACTGGAACCACCTGCTGCCCACTGCACGTGACCGGTCCAAG ACTGCCCTAGATTGCACAAGATCAGGGAGACGACTAAAGAATGGGTTGCGATTAAAAAG TCGGCAGCTGCGCAGCGGCAGGCAGACTGACACCGGACGATCTACAcgctcctcctccatcagcagATCACTACTTGGCAACTTTGAG GAATCCATACTGAAGGGTCGATTCTCCCCATCAGGGCAGATTGAAGGCTTCACAGCAGAGATCGGAGCTAGCGGTTCCTACTGTCCACAGCACGTCACCCTGCCTGTGCAGGTTACATACTACGACATCTCAGAGCACAGCGCACCCTCCCCCTTCCTG GGGGTGGTTTCTCTTGAGCCTATTGGAAAAAAAGGATACAGCATACCCAAAGCAGGGACCATTCAAGTG ACCTTATTTAATCCCAACAAAACTGTGGTGAAAATGTTCCTGGTGACGTACAACTTCGGAGACATGCCTGTCAATCACATGACCTTCCTCCGCCATCGCATCTTCCTGGTGCCAGTGGAGGAGGGCGCTGAGGGGAAAGGCGAGGCGTCTCCGGGAACTGTAGCGCTGGACAGGAAGAAGATTCTCTGCTACTTAATACATCTCAG ATTCCAGAGCTCCAAATCTGGGAAGATTTACTTGCACAACGATATCCGGCTGCTATTTTCCCGCAAATCCATCGAAGTGGATACCGGGATTCCATATGAGCTGAAATCTTTCACCGAGGTGCCAAGAAACCCTAAATACTCCCCCCGTATGTGA
- the erap1b gene encoding endoplasmic reticulum aminopeptidase 1b, whose amino-acid sequence MFPLLLVLSVLCPPSSGAQIPNEGQPSDPPIATNGQRFPWDRMRLPQTVSPLHYDLTIHPNLTTLDFTGVVRISLDVHEDTSVVILHAKQMQVSNVLLLAPGGARPLRVLEYPRFHQLALLSDSVLAKGRKYEVQLEFAANLSDSFHGFYKSSYRTSSGEVRVMASTQFEATFARGAFPCFDEPAFKANFTIRITREPRHIAISNMPKVKTVELPGGLLEDHFDTTVKMSTYLVAYIVSDFLSVSRTTQHGVQISIYSVPEKINQTAFALDAAVKLLDFYDDYFDIPYPLPKQDLAAIPDFQSGAMENWGLTTYRETGLLFDPDKSSASDKLAITKVIAHELAHQWFGNLVTMEWWNDLWLNEGFAKFMEFISLDITYPDLHVDNFFLGKCFEAMEVDSLSSSHPVSTPVENPTQIQEMFDDVSYDKGACILNMLRDFLTPEAFEIGIIRYLKRFSYQNTVNSHLWESLTDICSSDDLDEGRMKHVEFCSKRKLQSGASKWYSGDELDVKAIMDTWTLQEGFPLVTVEVRGREVRLSQERFLRADDLSLTEGYLWQIPLTYQTSVSNTIHRFLLKTKTDVLYLPEEVDWVKFNVNMSGYYMVHYAGEGWGSIINLLHHNHTALSGNDRASLIQNVFQLVGVGKVRLDTALELSLYLSRETEIMAVTQGFGELVPLYKLMEKRDMPELENQMKGYIVDLFRDLINQQEWTDSGSVSQRVLRSYLLLFACVRNYEPCLKKATRLFNQWKDSDGTMSLPVDITMAVFVVGARTPEGWNFLFEKFRSSMQMSVRSRIKTAMTVTPLQDKLEWMMEQSLNGEVMKTQDLPDIVVSVARNPRGYKLAWDFLRANWVTLIKKFDLGSNSVSYMVNGVTNQYSTREMLNEIRSFFDSLTEETGSKMRCIQQTYETIEDNIRWMDTHLPLLEAWLNKRRHRTTHEDL is encoded by the exons ATGTTTCCCCTCCTGTTGGTGctttctgtcctctgtcctccctccTCCGGAGCCCAGATCCCAAATGAAGGCCAACCCAGTGACCCCCCCATCGCCACAAACGGTCAGCGCTTCCCTTGGGACCGGATGAGGCTTCCCCAAACCGTCAGCCCCCTGCACTACGACCTGACCATCCACCCAAACCTCACCACCCTCGACTTCACCGGCGTGGTCCGGATCAGTCTGGATGTGCACGAGGACACCAGCGTGGTGATTCTCCACGCCAAGCAGATGCAGGTATCCAACGTGCTGCTCCTGGCCCCCGGTGGCGCGAGGCCCCTGAGGGTGCTGGAGTATCCTCGCTTCCACCAGCTGGCCCTGCTGTCGGACTCGGTGCTGGCCAAAGGCAGGAAGTACGAGGTCCAGCTGGAGTTTGCTGCCAACCTGTCCGACAGCTTTCATGGTTTCTACAAAAGCAGCTACCGCACCAGCAGTGGGGAGGTCCG GGTCATGGCATCTACACAGTTTGAGGCTACATTTGCTCGTGGAGCCTTCCCCTGTTTTGACGAGCCCGCCTTCAAAGCCAACTTCACCATACGGATCACACGAGAGCCACGTCACATAGCCATTTCCAACATGCCCAAG GTTAAAACAGTGGAGCTGCCTGGCGGTTTACTGGAGGATCACTTTGACACAACGGTAAAAATGAGTACTTACCTGGTGGCCTACATCGTGtcagacttcctgtctgtgagcAGAACCACGCAGCACGGAGTCCAG ATCTCCATTTATTCTGTCCCTGAGAAGATCAACCAGACGGCCTTTGCTTTGGACGCTGCAGTCAAGTTGTTGGACTTCTATGATGATTATTTCGACATCCCTTACCCGCTTCCCAAACAGG ACCTGGCAGCCATCCCCGACTTCCAGTCTGGTGCGATGGAGAACTGGGGTCTGACCACCTACAGAGAGACCGGCCTCCTCTTTGACCCCGACAAGTCCTCCGCCTCCGACAAACTGGCCATCACGAAGGTCATCGCCCATGAGCTCGCACACCAG TGGTTTGGAAACCTGGTGACGATGGAGTGGTGGAATGACTTGTGGCTCAACGAGGGTTTTGCCAAGTTCATGGAGTTTATTTCCCTCGACATCACTTACCCAGATCTGCATGTG GATAACTTCTTCTTGGGCAAATGTTTTGAAGCCATGGAGGTGGACTCTCTCAGCTCATCCCACCCAGTCTCCACCCCAGTGGAAAACCCCACGCAGATCCAGGAGATGTTCGACGACGTGTCATATGACAAG GGCGCGTGTATTCTGAACATGCTGCGGGACTTCCTAACCCCTGAGGCCTTTGAGATCGGCATCATCCGATACCTGAAGCGCTTCAGCTACCAGAACACTGTGAACAGCCACCTGTGGGAGAGCCTGACTGAT ATCTGCAGCTCGGATGATTTGGATGAAGGTCGAATGAAACACGTGGAATTCTGCTCCAAACGGAAACTTCAGTCTGGAGCCTCG AAGTGGTACTCTGGCGATGAGCTGGATGTCAAGGCCATCATGGACACCTGGACGCTGCAGGAAGGCTTCCCGCTGGTCActgtggaggtcagaggtcgcgAGGTCAGACTCAGTCAGGAGCGTTTCCTGAGGGCCGATGACCTGTCGCTCACTGAAGG GTACTTGTGGCAGATCCCTCTGACGTACCAGACCAGCGTGTCCAACACCATCCATCGTTTccttctcaaaacaaaaaccg ATGTCCTGTACCTGCCTGAGGAGGTGGACTGGGTGAAGTTTAATGTCAACATGAGTGGTTACTACATGGTCCATTATGCAGGCGAGGGCTGGGGTTCCATAATTAATCTGCTGCATCACAACCACACGGCTCTGTCCGGCAACGATAGAGCCAGCCTCATCCAGAACGTCTTCCAGCTGGTCGG CGTTGGGAAGGTGAGGCTGGACACGGCCCTGGAGCTGTCTCTTTACCTGTCCAGAGAGACTGAGATTATGGCTGTGACTCAGGGCTTTGGAGAACTCGTTCCACTTTACAAGCTGATGGAGAAGAGAGACATGCCTGAGCTGGAGAACCAGATGAAA ggttACATTGTGGATCTGTTCCGGGATCTGATCAATCAGCAGGAGTGGACCGACTCCGGTTCGGTGTCTCAGCGAGTGTTGAGgagctacctgctgctgtttgcctGCGTCAGAAACTATGAGCCCTGTTTAAAGAAAGCCACTCGGCTCTTTAACCAGTGGAAGGATTCTGATGGCACCATGAG CCTCCCCGTGGATATCACGATGGCCGTGTTTGTGGTCGGAGCTCGCACGCCAGAGGGGTGGAACTTTCTGTTCGAGAAGTTCCGCAGCTCGATGCAGATGTCTGTCAGGAGCCGCATAAAGACTGCCATGACCGTCACCCCGCTGCAGGACAAGCTCGAGTG GATGATGGAGCAGAGCCTCAACGGCGAAGTTATGAAGACTCAGGACCTCCCTGACATAGTTGTGTCTGTTGCCAGGAACCCTCGAGGCTACAAACTGGCCTGGGACTTCCTCCGGGCCAACTGGGTCACCCTGATCAAGAA GTTTGACCTCGGCTCCAACTCTGTGTCCTACATGGTGAATGGAGTCACCAACCAGTACTCCACCAGGGAGATGCTTAATGAG ATCCGGAGCTTCTTCGACTCGCTGACCGAAGAGACCGGCTCAAAGATGAGGTGCATCCAGCAGACCTATGAGACCATCGAGGACAACATCCGCTGGATGGACACCCACCTCCCCCTGCTGGAGGCTTGGCTGAACAAACGCAGACACAGAACAACTCACGAGGATTTATAG
- the naaladl1 gene encoding aminopeptidase NAALADL1, producing the protein MLKQVLIGGLCGSITLAVGILIGHYGVTKSGDSAPSWVKDVAKDVDENLIQQFLSEVDNVNIQENLRELTKVPHMATTAGDEQTVQFMLKRWQDPDTGLDQAWREEYMVYLSFPDRNKPNKVTVVNPSGTVLHAAREKEKPYTSDQEDPEVVQPYAAYSPPGHPKGKLVYANQGKLSDYSHLNQTVNLEGTIAITRYGGAGRGAKAIVAATYGIIGVLVYTDPLDINDGLMSDVNETYPHSWYLPPSGVERGAFGSDFGDMRTPYLAAKEDTYRIPEADIKGVPPIPIQPIGFEDAYILICALGGDAAPPEWQGGFNCTYNYGAPGFKPTSEFNNSDIKMDIFNYAKVVNSSNVMGVIRGSVEPDRYVMYGNHRDSWVHGAIDPSSGTSVMLEISSVLGRMVKQGKWRPRRSIVFGSWGAEEFGLIGSAEYAEEYVTKLSERTVAYINVDIAVFANATLRASGMPSMQNVIFKATKQVNAPGLDSTNVYDNWKCYFNRTSPTHGLIPRLGYLTGAGSDYAAFVHYLGITSMDMSYTYDRSKTSARIYPAYHTAYDTFDYASKFIDPGFVSHQAVARTAGNILIRLADSLVLPLNCSDYAESLEEYLKTAVDLYQEKLQAKKISMEPLKRAVASFRRAAEHLDELIRSSDLGNETPLKVRKINDQLMLVDRAFLNPLAFKDKYGYRHVIWASSNAGKPTFPGVADAFADAESSGLDSDWNKVHYHLSVVSQAIAGAASMLADVI; encoded by the exons ATGTTGAAGCAGGTGCTGATTGGGGGTCTGTGTGGGTCGATCACACTGGCTGTAGGAATCCTAATCGGTCACTATGGAGTCACAAAGAGCGGTGACTCTGCACCGTCCTGGGTAAAAGATGTGGCAAAGGATGTGGATGAGAACCTCATTCAACAGTTTTTATCTGAGGTGGATAATGTTAATATTCAGGAGAACCTGAG GGAGTTGACCAAAGTGCCtcatatggccaccacagctggaGACGAGCAGACGGTGCAGTTCATGTTAAAGAGGTGGCAGGACCCCGACACTGGTCTGGATCAGGCCTGGAGAGAGGAATATATGGTCTATCTTTCATTTCCCGACCGCAACAAACCAAATAAAGTTACTGTTG TGAATCCATCTGGAACTGTGCTGCATGCTGCCAGAGAAAAGGAGAAGCCCTACACTTCAGACCAGGAGGATCCTGAGGTGGTCCAGCCGTATGCCGCGTACTCTCCTCCAGGACACCCCAAG GGGAAACTTGTTTACGCCAATCAGGGGAAACTCAGTGATTACAGCCACCTGAACCAGACAGTCAACCTGGAAGGAACCATCGCTATCACCAGATATggaggagcaggaagaggagcCAAA GCCATCGTAGCAGCAACATACGGCATCATCGGCGTGCTCGTGTACACTGACCCTCTGGACATCAACGATGGTCTCATGTCTGACGTCAATGAGACGTATCCTCACTCCTGGTACCTGCCGCCATCCGGTGTGGAGAGAGGTGCCTTCGGCAGTGACTTTGGAGATATGCGCACACCGTACCTGGCTGCCAAAG AGGACACCTACAGAATCCCAGAGGCAGATATTAAAGGGGTCCCTCCCATTCCAATACAACCAATTGGATTTGAGGATGCATACATACTGATTTG TGCGTTGGGTGGAGATGCAGCTCCACCTGAATGGCAGGGAGGATTTAACTGCACCTACAATTATGGAGCTCCAGGGTTCAAACCTACATCTGAGTTTAACAACAG CGATATAAAAATGGACATCTTCAATTACGCAAAGGTAGTAAACTCCTCCAATGTGATGGGCGTTATCAGAGGAAGCGTTGAACCAG ACAGGTATGTGATGTATGGAAACCACAGGGACAGTTGGGTCCATGGTGCCATCGACCCGAGCAGCGGGACGTCAGTCATGCTGGAAATCAGCAGCGTACTGGGCAGAATGGTGAAACAAG GAAAATGGAGGCCTCGCAGGTCCATCGTCTTTGGAAGCTGGGGAGCTGAAGAGTTCGGCCTTATTGGGTCTGCAGAGTACGCAGAG gAATACGTCACCAAGCTGAGTGAACGCACGGTGGCTTACATCAATGTGGACATAGCTGTCTTTG CCAATGCCACCCTCAGAGCTTCAGGGATGCCATCAATGCAAAATGTCATCTTCAAAGCCACAAAACAG GTCAATGCACCTGGACTGGATTCCACGAACGTGTACGATAACTGGAAATGttactttaacaggaccagccCGACCCACGGTCTCATTCCAAG GCTGGGATATTTAACAGGAGCTGGGAGTGATTACGCTGCCTTTGTTCATTACCTGGGAATCACTTCAATGGACATGTCGTACACATATGACAGG AGTAAAACAAGTGCTCGGATTTATCCTGCTTACCACACAGCATACGACACCTTTGACTATGCTTCAAAGTTCATTGATCCTG GGTTTGTGAGTCACCAAGCAGTTGCCAGGACAGCAGGGAACATCCTCATCCGACTGGCTGACAGTCTGGTGTTGCCACTGAACTGCAGCGACTACGCTGAGAGTCTGGAGGAGTATCTGAAAACAGCAGTGGACTTGTATCAGGAGAAGCTTCAAGCTAAGAAAATCTCTATGG aaccACTAAAACGTGCCGTGGCCAGTTTTCGCAGAGCAGCTGAACATTTAGACGAGTTGATTCGCAGCTCAGACCTGGGAAATGAAAC GCCGCTGAAGGTCAGAAAGATCAATGACCAGCTCATGCTGGTGGACAGAGCTTTCTTGAATCCTCTGGCCTTCAAAGACAAATATGGATACAG GCACGTTATCTGGGCTTCAAGTAATGCCGGTAAGCCAACCTTCCCAGGGGTGGCAGACGCCTTTGCCGACGCCGAGTCATCAGGATTGGACAGTGACTGGAATAAAGTGCACTATCACCTGTCAGTGGTGAGCCAAGCTATTGCAGGGGCCGCCAGCATGCTGGCTGATGTGATATAA
- the si:dkey-283b1.6 gene encoding uncharacterized protein si:dkey-283b1.6, whose translation MISNSFPFLEVFVGILGFGLGIMFCTSFCRACSRIREEQIEREAQRRREQDGPLRSIYFIPFPRSISQQDSEEPPTPPRYSTSVYYESPPSYNELGIKPDDLPPPYTDHNLPEYSATPLSHTNMVPSQVQSQP comes from the exons ATGATAAGTAACTCCTTTCCTTTTCTAGA GGTCTTTGTGGGCATCCTGGGCTTCGGTCTGGGCATCATGTTCTGCACCAGCTTCTGCAGAGCGTGTAGCCGAATTCGAGAGGAGCAGATAGAGCGCGAGGCGCAGAGGCGCAGGGAACAGGACGGTCCCCTGAGGTCCATTTATTTCATCCCCTTCCCTCGAAGCATCTCACAGCAGGACAGTGAAGAACCCCCAACACCACCACGCTACAGCACCTCCGTCTACTACGAGTCCCCACCTTCCTATAACGAG CTGGGAATTAAGCCCGATGACCTCCCCCCTCCTTACACAGACCATAACCTTCCTGAGTATTCTGCAACGCCGTTATCTCACACAAACATGGTGCCATCGCAGGTCCAGTCTCAGCCGTAA